The following proteins come from a genomic window of Paenibacillus spongiae:
- a CDS encoding GntR family transcriptional regulator, whose amino-acid sequence MSSTDRIPLYQKIQEYVRELINSEGLKTGDRIPTEKELMDRFNVSKITVVNALTGLANERIITRVPGRGSFVSETIPSEEESGDTHPLGLGGPVAAAASSYPAADKPEMLKSGAVKSGLIGIVMPSIDDYFAIRIIKGIEKAMDEKGYRSMILLSRSKLEKEKEAIKTLMRLGVEGMLIFPVDEERYNEEILTMKLNGFPFVLIDRYLPGVETNYIASDGRLGTSLAVDLLWNYGHREIALCSDSPLQTVTVQERTEGYIQALKEKGELINPAHIINGFDLSEMDNNESHPLYRYIRNRMATAYIALNGRLGVYIYQMAEKAGLRIPEDLSIVTFDDPTSIVEEFSIFTHIKQYEQDMGYQAANKLFGVIQGGEEGKIKFSKTLIRPELIERKTTGPIVRKL is encoded by the coding sequence ATGAGTTCAACCGATCGTATCCCCCTTTATCAAAAAATTCAAGAATATGTACGCGAGCTGATCAATTCGGAAGGACTAAAGACAGGGGACCGGATTCCTACTGAGAAGGAGCTGATGGATCGCTTCAACGTCAGCAAGATTACAGTGGTCAATGCGCTAACCGGTTTGGCTAACGAAAGGATCATTACCCGCGTTCCGGGACGCGGGAGCTTCGTCAGCGAAACGATTCCCTCGGAAGAAGAAAGCGGCGATACTCATCCGCTTGGGCTTGGCGGGCCGGTTGCAGCAGCGGCTTCTTCCTACCCAGCGGCGGATAAGCCGGAGATGTTGAAGAGCGGGGCTGTCAAGAGCGGATTAATCGGAATCGTGATGCCTTCGATCGATGATTATTTTGCCATCCGCATCATTAAGGGTATTGAGAAAGCGATGGACGAGAAGGGCTACCGGAGCATGATCCTTCTAAGCCGCAGCAAGCTGGAGAAAGAGAAGGAAGCGATCAAGACGCTTATGCGCCTTGGGGTAGAAGGCATGCTGATCTTCCCTGTAGACGAAGAGCGCTACAACGAGGAAATCTTAACCATGAAGTTAAACGGATTTCCGTTCGTGCTGATCGACCGTTACCTGCCCGGCGTCGAGACGAACTATATTGCTTCCGATGGTCGGCTGGGTACGAGCCTTGCCGTCGATCTACTATGGAATTACGGCCATCGCGAGATTGCGCTCTGCTCGGACTCCCCTCTGCAGACCGTTACGGTGCAGGAGCGAACCGAAGGCTATATACAAGCGCTTAAGGAAAAGGGCGAACTGATCAATCCCGCTCATATCATTAACGGTTTTGATTTGAGCGAGATGGATAATAACGAATCCCATCCGTTATACCGGTATATTCGCAACAGGATGGCTACGGCCTATATTGCGCTTAACGGAAGACTCGGCGTCTATATCTACCAAATGGCGGAGAAAGCGGGTCTGCGCATTCCGGAGGATCTGTCGATTGTGACCTTCGACGATCCGACGTCGATTGTAGAGGAATTCAGTATTTTTACCCACATCAAGCAGTATGAACAGGATATGGGCTATCAGGCGGCGAACAAGCTGTTCGGCGTCATCCAAGGCGGGGAAGAAGGCAAGATTAAATTCAGCAAGACGCTGATCCGGCCCGAGCTCATCGAGCGTAAGACGACCGGCCCGATCGTCCGTAAATTGTAG